A section of the Micromonas commoda chromosome 14, complete sequence genome encodes:
- a CDS encoding predicted protein, which yields VYLDYNATTPIFPEVAAAMEPFLWEHFGNPSSGHAFAAPCRDAIHKARGQVASMLGCDPTEVVFTSCGSESDNHAIASAVDLFVAKNRSSDSKPKAMMNKPHVVSTAVEHPAILEYLAAKAKANELTYDLVPVNEEGLVDPKAVAAKVRSDTCMVTVMHANNETGAIQPVAECARLAREKNEDVLIHTDAAQSCGKIPVKVNDLGVDMCTVVGHKIGAPKGVAALYVASAAPFSKLLHGGGQESGRRAGTENVLEIVGLGAACELVEREKDILPSHMSAMRDELSRRLASGLGGDDGSGVRVNGPRDDAKRLPNTLSVGIKGVSASQLLDVLKDDVAASAGAACHSGEAAASVSAVLSAMAVPEEYAIGTLRLSVGRHTCPADVE from the coding sequence GTCTACCTCGACTACAACGCCACCACCCCGATCTTCcccgaggtggccgccgcgatggaacCGTTCCTCTGGGAGCACTTCGGCAACCCCTCCTCGGGAcacgcgttcgcggcgccgtgccgcgacgcgatccaCAAGGCTCGCGGACAGGTCGCCTCGATGTTGGGCTGCGACCCGACCGAGGTGGTGTTCACGTCGTGCGGGTCCGAGAGCGATAACCACGCAATCGCATCCGCCGTGGACTTGTTCGTCGCGAAGAATCGCTCCTCCGACTCAAAGCCAAAAGCGATGATGAATAAGCCTCACGTCGTGtccaccgccgtcgagcaCCCGGCGATCCTCGagtacctcgccgccaaggcaaAGGCGAACGAACTGACGTACGACCTGGTTCCGGTGAACGAGGAAGGTTTGGTGGACCCGAAGGCGGTTGCGGCGAAAGTGAGGTCGGACACGTGTATGGTCACGGTGATGCACGCGAACAacgagacgggcgcgatccagcccgtcgccgaatgcgcgcggctggcgcgggagAAGAACGAGGACGTGTTGATCcacaccgacgccgcgcagtcGTGCGGCAAGATACCGGTCAAGGTGAACGACTTGGGCGTGGACATGTGCACCGTCGTCGGTCACAAGATTGGCGCGCccaagggcgtcgccgcgctctacgtcgcgtccgcggcacCCTTCTCGAAGCTTCTACACGGCGGTGGGCAAGAgtccgggcgccgcgcgggcacCGAGAACGTCCTCGAAatcgtcggcctcggcgccgcgtgcgagctCGTTGAGCGAGAAAAGGACATCCTCCCCTCGCACATGTCCGCGATGCGAGACGAACTTTCACGCAGGCTCGCgagcgggctcggcggcgacgacggctccggcgtccgcgtcaaCGGcccacgcgacgacgccaagcgCTTACCAAACACCCTCAGCGTCGGTATCAAgggcgtctccgcgtcgcaGCTGCTGGACGTGCTcaaggacgacgtcgcggcgtccgcgggtgcGGCGTGTCACTCGGgtgaagccgcggcgagcgtgagCGCGGTTttgagcgcgatggcggtgcCGGAGGAGTACGCCATCGGGACGCTGCGGCTGAGCGTTGGGAGGCACACGTGCCCGGCGGACGTggag